One region of Pseudoalteromonas luteoviolacea genomic DNA includes:
- a CDS encoding DUF2931 family protein, producing MAARIIILISTLSLLMGCSSSYQVEEMSVGVAAEKGPILMVGEVTFDETWSVPAGAIGCCWKDSGALSFVYDIPFPNTVVIAWYDLSTELFWVGEAKIDNKAGYEFIQQMKPFINRRTGQYKNRKHPNLIVGMKRDGLIKVWISNAPGNYLGRKILEIGSGIAQIKELPPENER from the coding sequence TTGGCGGCAAGAATAATTATCTTGATCAGTACTCTGAGTTTACTCATGGGTTGCAGTTCAAGTTATCAAGTAGAAGAAATGAGCGTAGGGGTTGCCGCTGAAAAGGGGCCAATTCTTATGGTAGGGGAAGTCACATTTGATGAAACATGGAGTGTGCCAGCCGGTGCAATAGGGTGTTGCTGGAAAGACTCTGGAGCATTGTCTTTTGTATATGATATCCCCTTTCCGAATACCGTCGTGATTGCTTGGTACGACTTGAGTACTGAACTCTTTTGGGTAGGCGAGGCAAAAATAGATAACAAAGCTGGTTATGAGTTTATCCAACAAATGAAGCCTTTTATTAACAGGCGGACTGGCCAATATAAGAACCGGAAACACCCCAACCTCATCGTGGGCATGAAGCGAGACGGCTTGATAAAAGTGTGGATATCGAATGCGCCGGGCAATTACCTCGGCAGGAAAATTCTCGAAATAGGCTCAGGTATAGCACAAATTAAAGAACTTCCGCCTGAAAACGAGCGTTAA
- a CDS encoding C39 family peptidase — translation MARWVIVFILMIFSFAINAKNSQKIVLNVPLVEQGKKLCGPATIEMIFKYWGIKDYSQYDIAESILLQYEDMPIFVRSGVLNNYPRNWADYPGTKVTYLQGFLQRFGKTRSITLDKVRDNVEDIDEKRAQLFNHIKAYIASGIPVIVFQYWELPKSQSHYRVVVGYDEAKRLVYLNDAKGARRVVQTYEEFLNLWNVEHPRLRYYAVAFNTERKKINIEL, via the coding sequence GTGGCTAGGTGGGTAATTGTATTTATTTTGATGATTTTTTCTTTTGCTATTAATGCAAAAAACTCCCAAAAAATCGTGTTGAATGTACCTTTGGTTGAGCAAGGAAAAAAGCTTTGTGGGCCAGCAACCATCGAAATGATTTTTAAGTATTGGGGAATAAAAGACTATTCACAGTATGACATCGCTGAGTCTATTTTACTTCAGTATGAAGACATGCCGATATTTGTTCGCTCAGGCGTGTTGAACAATTATCCACGTAATTGGGCGGATTACCCTGGGACTAAGGTCACTTATTTACAGGGGTTTCTTCAGCGCTTTGGAAAAACACGCAGCATTACGTTAGATAAGGTGCGCGATAACGTGGAAGATATTGATGAAAAGCGAGCACAGTTGTTCAACCATATCAAAGCTTATATTGCCAGTGGCATTCCTGTAATTGTATTTCAATATTGGGAGCTACCAAAATCGCAAAGCCATTACCGTGTCGTTGTTGGTTATGATGAAGCAAAGCGGCTTGTATATTTAAATGATGCTAAGGGCGCTCGGCGTGTAGTGCAAACTTACGAAGAGTTCTTAAATTTATGGAATGTAGAGCACCCTCGGCTGCGTTATTATGCGGTGGCGTTTAATACTGAGCGTAAAAAAATAAACATCGAGCTTTGA
- a CDS encoding methyl-accepting chemotaxis protein, protein MYKQHMALKDLSISKQIGLSFASIFMVFFGVSLMTYNGLKGINDDLELIVQTSIPSVEIVKDLQIEMATIRKDEFLIVTNSEHPDINEWIVDLGGLKSGLNNKISTYGNLNVSDQERAQFQAFERAWRKYASATSSFDRLVRSGEVSEANSIVLNSYNFYSEAMDELTKLNKINSDNVGMAETSAVRAVKTVITVIVVCIVASAVMIALICFVLSGAIRKPLEKAKDLAGSIANGDLSSRIDTHSVGNNELGALLISLDKMRAQLNGLVVKINDSAIQLTTAVEEVNMISAQNATGMQNQQNELQSVASAMTQMQAAVSEVAKSTEMGAESANQANVKSREGSAALKSNIVQISSVADTVSHAGDLAYNLEKNSQNINVVVDVIREIAEQTNLLALNAAIEAARAGTQGRGFAVVADEVRSLAQRTQDSTTQIVEIVSDLQSKSKETGEATRTCQKGIDICVQQTETVSDTIIQIEQEIDSIAAMSTQIAAACNEQSVVSEELNRNIENINVAAVEMTEGANQTSQACHEISELAHGLKASVEQFKL, encoded by the coding sequence ATGTATAAACAGCATATGGCACTTAAAGACTTGTCTATTTCAAAGCAAATTGGGTTGAGCTTTGCGTCGATTTTTATGGTTTTTTTCGGGGTGAGCCTGATGACCTACAATGGTTTAAAGGGGATCAATGATGACCTTGAACTGATTGTACAAACCAGCATTCCATCGGTTGAGATAGTAAAAGATCTGCAAATTGAGATGGCAACCATTCGAAAAGATGAGTTTTTAATTGTGACCAATTCAGAGCACCCTGACATTAACGAATGGATAGTCGATCTGGGCGGTTTAAAATCTGGATTGAATAACAAAATTAGTACTTATGGTAACTTGAATGTATCAGATCAAGAACGTGCTCAGTTTCAAGCTTTTGAACGTGCTTGGCGAAAATATGCTTCGGCTACGTCTAGTTTCGATCGCTTGGTTAGATCTGGTGAAGTCAGTGAAGCAAATTCGATTGTTTTAAACAGTTATAACTTCTATTCAGAAGCAATGGATGAACTCACCAAGCTTAATAAAATTAATAGCGATAATGTCGGTATGGCTGAGACTTCAGCAGTTCGTGCAGTAAAAACAGTGATCACAGTGATTGTTGTTTGTATAGTTGCATCTGCGGTGATGATTGCACTTATTTGTTTTGTGTTGAGTGGTGCGATTAGAAAGCCTTTGGAAAAGGCGAAAGATCTAGCTGGTAGCATCGCTAATGGCGATTTAAGTTCACGTATTGATACACATTCGGTAGGTAATAATGAACTTGGCGCCTTACTTATATCTCTTGATAAGATGCGAGCGCAGCTTAATGGTCTTGTTGTTAAGATAAATGACAGCGCTATCCAGCTGACAACAGCCGTAGAAGAAGTGAATATGATCTCGGCTCAAAACGCCACAGGCATGCAAAATCAGCAAAATGAATTACAGTCAGTTGCATCTGCGATGACGCAGATGCAAGCGGCAGTGTCAGAAGTTGCCAAAAGCACCGAAATGGGCGCTGAGTCTGCAAACCAAGCGAATGTAAAGTCTCGAGAAGGCAGTGCTGCACTTAAAAGTAATATTGTGCAGATATCGAGTGTGGCAGACACAGTGTCACATGCAGGAGATCTTGCGTACAATCTTGAGAAAAACTCACAAAATATTAATGTTGTGGTGGATGTTATTCGTGAAATTGCTGAGCAAACTAATTTGCTTGCACTGAATGCGGCAATTGAAGCTGCACGAGCGGGTACACAAGGGCGGGGTTTCGCAGTTGTTGCCGATGAAGTACGTTCCCTTGCACAGCGCACACAAGATTCCACAACTCAGATTGTTGAGATAGTGAGTGATTTACAATCCAAATCAAAAGAGACAGGTGAAGCGACAAGAACGTGTCAAAAGGGCATTGATATTTGTGTGCAGCAAACAGAGACTGTCAGCGATACCATTATTCAAATTGAGCAAGAGATTGACAGCATTGCAGCAATGAGCACGCAAATAGCTGCGGCATGTAATGAACAGTCGGTTGTATCTGAAGAGCTTAATCGTAATATCGAAAATATTAATGTCGCGGCGGTTGAAATGACTGAAGGCGCTAATCAAACGTCACAAGCTTGCCATGAGATCAGTGAGCTTGCTCACGGGTTAAAAGCCAGTGTTGAGCAGTTTAAGCTATAA
- a CDS encoding DUF5329 family protein, with amino-acid sequence MSLTASKSSLSGKSYLIHCRNNKPIKSSEWLLLDLKAFRKQKK; translated from the coding sequence ATAAGTTTAACAGCTTCCAAAAGTAGTTTGTCTGGTAAGTCGTATCTTATTCATTGTCGTAATAATAAACCAATCAAGAGTAGTGAGTGGTTACTCTTGGATCTCAAGGCGTTTAGAAAGCAAAAAAAATAG
- a CDS encoding ABC transporter permease has translation MIDSHRSNDVNVKKCHFGATSILLIKMLVLQVKQGKHLITLLSLALLFLYLSITSLLGQGVDKYLNHNLQTMLGADTQLTVTRDWHEREEQWIEQHASAKSYIHSYEITLNHKGFYSHTKLKAVDQSYPINGTITVSDNESLSPLQVSAGPNVGEVWLEPHLARALNVKVGGQVFLGNKSLLVSALLLNEPDRIIQGYSSDRRAIIAKTSLENLLLTPIENQVLLNHSDALGPQLRELQANSADLKVVSKILNNYPMAHAWQRVQNFMGLISFVIVLLTCLCLWLSQRSHVEPLQNVLAVMLANGVKREQVPLLVLVLMASILFISFAPSLAIAIGISMILEYFIQQKFFVTFELMWDMAGIGQALFMSMFLYCLLTAPSWAKLVRSNVRDLLEKREDSTVAFIISGLCPLLSLLAVVIFNTDNWVLTGLLLSGLGVCLVLLLVLAWGGLNIANKILSKKSGILAFVLLLMKQRMHVKIVQILALGLSATLLLLCLRVGQDVSDVLDRALFADQGNIFVTQADQEQKQALTEFTLRYGGDVHQFKAFQSARVTHVNGVLLSEIDAPSSDSKSRLERNINLHWQEKQPDNIKVVEGHWQQKKDSGLPLISMEQEVFNELNLELGDVLTMQVGGTSQQFSIATVHHYRSGSDMITFWFVVHQPDIPVPNEPIYFMGSVDLPELGLAHLGEIWQAYPGIRMLRVEELISRVRSSVQTFIYLTLVYGIFIALMSNLLVIASIQTHLQRDKLKNGLLLSFGLSDKQSRKMLIIEWTILTMIPVACALTSIYLFIGQIYQQGFGMSYKPNDLMLVTEAVVIVMVIALGGIFLSRKQLKQSVVTLLEQRG, from the coding sequence ATGATTGACTCTCATAGATCAAATGATGTTAACGTGAAAAAGTGTCATTTTGGAGCAACAAGTATACTGCTCATAAAAATGCTAGTGCTACAAGTTAAACAAGGCAAGCATTTGATTACTTTGTTGAGTTTGGCTTTGTTATTTCTGTATTTAAGTATAACGAGCTTGCTTGGACAAGGTGTTGATAAATACCTAAACCACAATCTGCAAACAATGTTGGGGGCAGATACGCAATTGACGGTGACACGTGATTGGCACGAGCGTGAAGAGCAATGGATAGAGCAGCATGCAAGTGCAAAAAGCTATATTCATAGCTACGAAATAACGTTGAACCACAAGGGCTTTTATAGTCATACGAAATTGAAAGCTGTCGATCAAAGCTACCCTATTAATGGCACAATCACAGTATCTGATAATGAATCACTCTCACCTTTACAAGTGTCAGCAGGTCCTAACGTGGGCGAAGTTTGGCTGGAGCCTCACTTGGCTCGGGCGTTAAATGTAAAAGTAGGTGGTCAAGTATTCCTTGGGAACAAATCTCTGTTGGTCAGTGCTTTGCTATTAAATGAACCAGATAGAATCATTCAAGGGTACAGTAGCGATAGGCGAGCAATTATTGCTAAAACTAGCTTAGAGAATTTACTTTTAACACCAATAGAGAATCAAGTCTTACTCAATCACAGCGATGCTTTAGGGCCGCAGTTACGTGAGTTGCAAGCAAACAGCGCTGATCTGAAAGTTGTGAGTAAAATACTCAATAATTACCCAATGGCTCACGCATGGCAGCGTGTACAGAATTTTATGGGTTTAATTAGTTTTGTGATTGTTCTACTTACCTGCTTGTGTTTATGGCTCAGCCAAAGAAGTCATGTCGAGCCATTACAAAACGTATTGGCAGTGATGCTGGCAAATGGCGTTAAGCGCGAGCAAGTGCCGTTACTCGTGCTTGTGTTAATGGCAAGCATTCTGTTTATTAGTTTTGCTCCTTCATTGGCCATTGCAATCGGTATTTCGATGATTTTGGAGTATTTTATTCAGCAAAAGTTTTTTGTGACGTTTGAGTTGATGTGGGATATGGCAGGTATAGGCCAAGCGCTTTTTATGAGCATGTTCCTTTATTGTTTATTGACAGCACCAAGTTGGGCCAAGTTGGTTCGAAGCAATGTAAGAGATCTATTAGAAAAGAGAGAAGATAGTACTGTCGCATTTATTATCAGTGGTTTGTGCCCACTATTGTCACTTTTGGCGGTTGTCATTTTTAACACCGATAATTGGGTGTTAACCGGACTGTTACTGTCGGGTCTTGGTGTATGTTTAGTCTTATTACTAGTACTTGCTTGGGGTGGGCTGAATATTGCGAACAAAATACTGTCAAAGAAAAGTGGTATTTTGGCTTTTGTGTTGTTGCTGATGAAGCAACGTATGCACGTTAAAATAGTGCAAATACTTGCTTTGGGATTAAGTGCCACACTTTTACTTTTGTGTCTTCGAGTTGGACAAGATGTTAGCGATGTGCTTGATAGAGCGCTGTTTGCAGATCAAGGAAATATTTTTGTTACACAAGCTGATCAGGAACAAAAGCAGGCGCTGACAGAATTTACTTTAAGATATGGTGGTGATGTTCATCAGTTTAAAGCTTTTCAAAGTGCGAGAGTAACGCATGTCAATGGGGTATTATTGAGCGAAATAGATGCGCCATCGAGCGATTCTAAGTCTCGTCTCGAGCGCAATATCAACCTGCATTGGCAAGAGAAGCAACCTGATAATATTAAGGTTGTTGAAGGGCACTGGCAACAAAAAAAGGACAGTGGCTTGCCACTAATCTCGATGGAACAAGAGGTTTTTAATGAATTGAATCTTGAATTGGGGGATGTGCTTACTATGCAAGTGGGTGGCACAAGTCAACAGTTTAGCATCGCAACAGTGCATCATTATCGCTCTGGTTCAGACATGATCACATTTTGGTTTGTGGTGCATCAACCGGATATTCCGGTGCCAAATGAGCCAATTTATTTTATGGGGAGTGTCGATTTACCTGAGCTGGGGTTGGCGCATTTAGGAGAGATCTGGCAAGCGTATCCTGGTATACGTATGCTTCGTGTTGAGGAGTTAATTTCACGCGTTCGTAGTTCTGTTCAAACATTTATTTATTTAACTCTGGTGTATGGCATCTTTATTGCCTTGATGAGCAATTTATTAGTAATTGCTTCAATACAAACGCATTTACAGAGAGATAAACTGAAAAATGGCTTGTTGCTGAGCTTTGGCCTATCTGACAAACAAAGTCGTAAAATGTTGATAATTGAATGGACTATTTTGACTATGATACCAGTTGCGTGTGCTTTGACGTCGATTTACTTATTCATCGGGCAAATCTACCAGCAAGGGTTTGGCATGTCATACAAACCAAACGACTTAATGCTTGTCACTGAGGCTGTTGTCATTGTTATGGTCATTGCGCTAGGCGGTATATTTTTGAGTCGTAAGCAGTTGAAACAAAGTGTCGTCACATTATTGGAGCAACGAGGGTAA
- a CDS encoding serine hydrolase domain-containing protein: MKKITLLASLIAGLSLSGYAFALDHSDIQKISQQIEHRLAEGETTGLSIAVVKDNTPVMLQGFGLANIETQQEVTPNTQFRIASISKTFVTLAVLKLVNQGKLSLDDSVYKHLPDFKPKTLPNNNNEVTVRDLLTHQSGIPTGWFRGDEPTISPNKDLNSLATLLSDDYLVWNRGTISAYNNNAFGLAGLLVSRISGQSWQDYLQTEFFTPLAMNNTLSHLPNGTLPTQMAQSYSGTAQEPKFASLLTPAGGIISTGNDMARYMQAILDSWNYDSHAIVPSSLITKVRNVQNAHIQLDGDHEMGLGFFVDHFNGHIAISHDGSYQGYESMMYIVPELNFGVFVTTNNRDGDDTVFDIADMVTNMVTQSVKGPFLDNKNTQKSSFQPYQSKTLEAGFYTGRRNIFIEKTPSGEFVMFSPGQTIKQLKQVDSDSYQIIGEEGDVRIKLTQAIDGFRFTYNGKDSANVFSKLVTTKLTPELERLLGYYQVDTTNPDIGDIELRYSPEFHALLAVSVKHGFVRALKVVDENLLQVQGYGRGIGTVFDFQQPGKLKALGYNFVKVSGPTR; encoded by the coding sequence ATGAAGAAAATTACATTACTCGCGAGTTTAATAGCTGGCTTATCACTGAGCGGTTATGCGTTTGCTTTAGATCACTCTGATATACAGAAGATCTCTCAACAAATCGAACATCGCTTAGCTGAAGGTGAAACAACAGGTTTATCTATTGCCGTGGTTAAAGATAATACACCAGTCATGTTGCAAGGCTTTGGCCTCGCAAATATAGAAACACAGCAAGAGGTCACGCCAAATACTCAGTTTCGTATTGCTTCTATCTCAAAAACATTTGTCACACTCGCGGTTTTGAAATTAGTCAACCAAGGAAAGCTCTCTCTAGATGATAGTGTTTATAAACACTTACCAGACTTTAAACCTAAAACGCTACCAAATAACAATAACGAAGTGACGGTAAGAGATCTCTTAACCCATCAAAGTGGCATCCCAACAGGCTGGTTCCGTGGTGATGAGCCAACAATAAGTCCTAATAAAGATCTTAACTCCTTAGCGACTTTGTTAAGTGACGATTACCTTGTCTGGAACAGAGGCACTATCTCAGCTTACAATAATAATGCGTTTGGTTTAGCCGGATTATTGGTTTCAAGAATAAGTGGTCAAAGTTGGCAAGATTACTTGCAAACAGAGTTCTTCACGCCGCTGGCGATGAATAATACATTGAGCCATTTACCAAACGGTACACTACCAACGCAAATGGCGCAAAGCTACAGTGGTACTGCTCAAGAACCTAAATTCGCTTCTTTACTGACGCCCGCTGGCGGTATTATTTCAACTGGTAATGATATGGCGCGCTACATGCAAGCAATACTCGACAGCTGGAACTATGATAGCCATGCAATTGTGCCCTCTTCGCTTATTACAAAGGTTCGCAATGTGCAAAATGCGCATATCCAGTTAGACGGTGACCACGAAATGGGACTGGGTTTTTTCGTTGACCACTTTAATGGCCACATTGCAATTAGTCATGATGGCAGTTATCAAGGGTACGAAAGCATGATGTATATCGTGCCCGAACTGAACTTTGGCGTATTTGTCACAACAAATAACAGAGACGGAGACGATACAGTTTTCGATATCGCCGACATGGTGACAAACATGGTCACTCAGTCCGTAAAAGGACCATTTTTAGACAATAAAAACACTCAAAAATCTTCTTTTCAGCCATACCAATCGAAAACGCTGGAAGCTGGTTTTTATACTGGTAGACGCAACATATTCATTGAGAAAACGCCCAGCGGAGAATTCGTCATGTTCAGTCCTGGACAGACTATTAAACAGCTCAAACAAGTTGATTCAGACAGCTACCAAATTATCGGTGAAGAAGGCGATGTAAGGATCAAGCTGACTCAAGCTATTGATGGATTTCGCTTTACCTACAACGGTAAAGACTCAGCCAATGTTTTTAGTAAACTCGTTACAACAAAACTGACTCCTGAGCTAGAAAGGTTATTGGGCTATTACCAAGTTGATACTACCAACCCAGACATAGGCGATATTGAATTACGATATTCACCAGAGTTTCATGCGCTGCTAGCCGTGTCTGTCAAACATGGATTTGTACGCGCTTTGAAAGTGGTTGACGAAAACCTGCTTCAAGTTCAAGGGTATGGGCGCGGGATTGGCACCGTATTTGATTTTCAACAACCTGGGAAGCTAAAAGCCCTTGGCTATAATTTCGTAAAAGTATCAGGACCTACGCGATAG
- a CDS encoding PhzF family phenazine biosynthesis protein, translated as MTQLPIFVVDAFTNTKFKGNSAAVVPLEAWISDELMQRIAAENNLSETAFLVKNTPNSYQIRWFSPLTEIAFCGHATLASAFVLFNHLGVSERVEFTTQTVGSLTVTQTAESKLVMNFPMQMPEPISNVPSALLTGLSITPSQVLKNRQAYFAIYDDEVDVHQVAYDAAQLKLLAPLDVVVSAPGSEHDFVSRYFWPANGGEEDPVTGSIHTGLAPFWSKRFDKQVLKAYQASKRGGHLVCEVDFSTGRVTITGEAVLYLQGHIWV; from the coding sequence ATGACCCAGTTACCCATCTTTGTAGTTGATGCATTCACAAATACGAAATTTAAAGGTAATTCTGCCGCGGTTGTGCCATTAGAAGCTTGGATAAGTGATGAACTCATGCAGCGTATTGCTGCTGAAAATAACCTCTCAGAAACCGCCTTCTTAGTGAAAAATACGCCAAACAGCTATCAGATCCGTTGGTTCTCTCCGTTAACTGAAATTGCGTTTTGTGGCCATGCTACCCTTGCCAGCGCATTTGTTTTGTTTAATCACCTTGGCGTCTCTGAGCGTGTCGAATTTACCACGCAAACGGTAGGTAGCTTAACTGTAACGCAAACGGCTGAGTCGAAGTTAGTTATGAACTTCCCGATGCAAATGCCTGAGCCTATATCAAACGTGCCAAGTGCGCTGCTAACGGGCTTATCAATTACGCCAAGCCAAGTACTTAAAAATCGCCAAGCGTATTTTGCAATTTATGATGATGAAGTCGATGTGCATCAAGTGGCTTATGACGCGGCACAATTAAAGCTACTGGCGCCTTTGGATGTGGTAGTGAGTGCGCCGGGTTCTGAACATGATTTTGTTTCTCGGTATTTTTGGCCCGCGAATGGGGGCGAGGAAGATCCGGTTACCGGCTCAATTCATACCGGTCTTGCGCCGTTTTGGTCAAAACGTTTTGATAAGCAAGTACTCAAGGCCTATCAAGCCTCAAAAAGGGGGGGACATTTGGTGTGTGAGGTTGATTTTAGTACTGGGCGAGTCACCATCACCGGTGAAGCTGTACTGTACTTACAAGGCCATATTTGGGTTTAG
- the cspE gene encoding transcription antiterminator/RNA stability regulator CspE, which translates to MSQVTGTVKWFNESKGFGFIAQENGNDDVFVHFRAIQSEGFRTLTEGQKVSFTVTQGAKGPQAENVTVL; encoded by the coding sequence ATGTCTCAAGTAACAGGCACTGTAAAATGGTTTAACGAGTCAAAAGGTTTTGGCTTCATTGCACAAGAAAACGGTAACGACGACGTTTTTGTTCACTTCAGAGCTATCCAGTCTGAAGGTTTCCGTACTTTGACTGAAGGTCAAAAAGTAAGCTTTACAGTAACTCAGGGCGCTAAAGGTCCTCAGGCTGAAAACGTAACTGTACTTTAA
- a CDS encoding T6SS phospholipase effector Tle1-like catalytic domain-containing protein, with amino-acid sequence MYAQSRVDTQSGIEDLITKLEAFDKPKGEQVTELYSATKLPGDIRQALKPHASSWVVIKTPETWRELRSSHDTQLVLKEKKGHVLIAHAKHATTKDELIVLKKTTAMPRAQALQGSAGALSYHDTSATPDTQAHVPVDYTQSPDLNDQRLIVTIEGKIPISIVMRGGPTVLSRSNNGLTQDQLLFPRLEDDTHYSLSAKILGVPEQVLIPNMAFKDFKSLDKLKALNIGKCGGVQLLDHQVISEGHVKLSLLSEPPSFGLFFDGTGNNRTNDNKVIGDDKEPTNVTKLYELYPYDESFVQRAYVEGIGTRDNKSDNTMDLAFANSFDDKVKRGLDELQDYCISDLPKLIQLVHIDVFGFSRGATAARCFVNQVHEITRNNPDYWGGITPMIRFLGPFDTVSSIGGDGDDHHNEYYAKQKLDYLVNLDINEHSAGFVYHPVAYDERRDNFPLHSLKTPDGNTASNIQEITLPGAHADVGGGYSHHSTTIKYPRQYIEGHPSHPHHDTRLAAKKAELEQKYHWPGIDITFVKMGTGLNKNKRLKKRPENTVITTYKPRWYRQVNNQLPHYALHAMYAEAVKYGVPFLPIDTLSSIYQRNGKRTYQYELPDELKSTVEAAMRGGVKSQDWQWLYQYYIHHSHKYAGFVDTIAYSVEDEAEFVADNGIREIFYNTPSNCVSSQGRWQVFNIGVNPQWRKE; translated from the coding sequence ATGTATGCGCAAAGTCGCGTTGATACGCAATCAGGAATCGAAGATCTGATCACAAAACTAGAAGCCTTTGACAAGCCTAAAGGCGAACAGGTGACTGAGCTGTATTCAGCCACCAAACTACCCGGAGATATTCGCCAAGCGCTTAAGCCCCATGCCAGTAGTTGGGTTGTGATAAAAACCCCAGAAACATGGCGTGAACTTAGAAGCTCCCATGATACTCAACTGGTTTTAAAAGAAAAAAAAGGTCATGTATTAATTGCCCATGCCAAGCACGCCACCACCAAAGATGAACTCATTGTACTAAAAAAAACCACCGCGATGCCCAGAGCACAAGCACTGCAAGGCAGCGCTGGGGCACTCAGTTACCATGACACATCGGCTACACCAGATACACAGGCCCATGTGCCCGTCGATTACACCCAGTCACCTGATTTGAACGATCAACGCCTTATCGTGACGATTGAAGGAAAAATCCCCATCAGTATTGTGATGCGCGGGGGCCCAACCGTTTTGTCTCGAAGCAATAATGGCCTTACACAAGATCAACTGCTGTTTCCGCGCTTAGAAGATGACACCCATTATAGTCTCAGCGCCAAAATACTCGGCGTCCCTGAGCAAGTATTGATCCCCAATATGGCATTCAAGGACTTTAAAAGCCTAGATAAATTAAAAGCCCTCAATATAGGTAAATGCGGTGGTGTGCAGCTACTTGATCACCAAGTCATCAGCGAAGGCCATGTCAAACTTAGCCTTCTCAGCGAACCACCCAGCTTTGGGCTCTTTTTTGACGGCACCGGCAACAACCGCACCAATGACAATAAAGTGATTGGTGATGACAAAGAGCCAACCAATGTCACCAAGTTGTATGAGTTGTATCCGTACGATGAAAGTTTTGTTCAACGAGCTTATGTTGAAGGAATAGGAACAAGAGATAATAAAAGCGATAACACCATGGACTTGGCCTTTGCAAATAGCTTTGATGACAAGGTCAAGCGTGGCTTAGACGAATTACAAGATTATTGCATTTCAGATCTACCAAAGCTAATTCAGCTTGTACATATTGACGTTTTTGGCTTTAGCCGAGGTGCCACCGCGGCGCGTTGCTTTGTCAATCAAGTTCATGAGATCACCCGCAATAACCCGGATTATTGGGGCGGTATTACCCCCATGATTCGATTTTTAGGGCCTTTTGATACCGTGTCTTCCATAGGAGGGGATGGAGACGACCACCATAACGAGTATTATGCCAAGCAAAAGCTGGACTATCTGGTTAATTTAGATATTAACGAGCACTCTGCCGGCTTTGTCTACCACCCCGTTGCCTATGATGAGCGCCGAGACAACTTTCCTCTGCACAGCTTAAAAACACCAGATGGCAATACCGCCAGCAATATACAAGAGATTACGCTGCCCGGTGCCCATGCGGATGTCGGCGGAGGCTACAGCCACCATAGCACCACCATAAAATACCCACGACAATATATTGAAGGGCACCCATCACACCCACATCATGATACCCGCCTCGCCGCAAAAAAAGCGGAGCTTGAGCAAAAATATCATTGGCCAGGCATAGACATTACCTTTGTAAAAATGGGCACGGGATTAAACAAAAATAAACGTCTTAAAAAACGGCCTGAGAATACCGTGATTACCACGTACAAGCCCCGTTGGTATCGTCAAGTTAATAATCAACTGCCCCACTACGCACTGCATGCCATGTATGCAGAGGCTGTTAAATATGGTGTGCCATTTTTACCCATTGATACGCTTTCGAGCATTTATCAAAGAAATGGAAAACGCACTTATCAATATGAATTACCCGATGAGTTAAAATCGACGGTCGAGGCAGCTATGCGTGGCGGAGTCAAAAGCCAAGATTGGCAGTGGCTATATCAATATTATATTCACCATAGTCATAAGTATGCCGGCTTTGTCGACACCATTGCCTACTCGGTGGAAGATGAAGCAGAATTTGTCGCCGACAATGGTATTCGGGAAATCTTTTATAACACCCCAAGCAACTGCGTATCCAGTCAGGGGCGCTGGCAGGTGTTTAACATAGGAGTTAATCCACAGTGGCGAAAAGAATAA